A genomic segment from Sander vitreus isolate 19-12246 chromosome 3, sanVit1, whole genome shotgun sequence encodes:
- the LOC144515966 gene encoding LOW QUALITY PROTEIN: NACHT, LRR and PYD domains-containing protein 3-like (The sequence of the model RefSeq protein was modified relative to this genomic sequence to represent the inferred CDS: deleted 1 base in 1 codon; substituted 1 base at 1 genomic stop codon), which yields MQQQNPNSPGPKLKFKPGPGPEPGPEPSCVSIKSDRSMGRPINFKDGQAVDEWMQEQKSGPGSSCVSMKSDQSMGRPINFKDGPAVDESLQLRPKPEPGPEPSCVSMKSDWSMGRPINFKDGQAVDKRMQEQKSGPGSSCVSMKSDQSMGRPINFKDGPAVDESLQLRPKPEPGPEPSCVFMKSDQSMGRPINFKVGQAVDERIQQKISDGLGCQSAQLHQTDLDSIFMLLEENIVTFVKNELKKIQKVLNPEESQKKAEDVFHGEDEEQSRSSRDAFLKITLHFLRRMKQEELADCLQSRTHAAVCRPKFKSNLEKKFQCVFEGIAKAGNPTLLSKMFTEIYITDXGTLKVNEEHEVRQIEIAFRKTNGPETIIRCEDIFKSPPGRDEPIRTVMTKGVAGIGKTVLTQKFTLDWAEDKANQDIHFIFPLTFRELNVLKERKYSLVELVDHFFSETKEAGICRFEEFQVVFIFDGLDECRLPLDFHNTEILTDVTESTSVGVLLTNLIRGKLLPSARLWITTRPAAANQIPVECVDMVTEVRGFTDQQKEEYFRKRFRDEEQDNKIYSYIRKSRSLHIMCHIPVFCWITATVLDKVLKTIGGGELPKTLTEMYIHFLVVQSKLKNLKYDGKSEIDQHWSPETREMIECLGKLAFEQLQKGNLIFYESDLTECGINIREASVYSGVFTQIFKEERGLYQDKVFCFVHLSVQEFLAALHVHLTFINSGVNLLAEEESTSQKTEAREDGSSQFYQSAVDKALESPNGHLDLFLRFLLGLSLETNQTLLRGLMTQTVSSSQTYQNTVEYIKTKISEDLSAERSINLFHCLNELNDGSLVEDIQQTLSSGSLSTDKLSPAQWSALVFILLSSEKVLDVFDLKKYSASEEALLRLLPVVKASNKALLSACNLSERSCEALSSVLSSQSSSLTELDLSNNDLQDSGVKLVSPGLKSPHCKLETLNLSGCMISEEGCTSLASALSFNPSHLRVLDLSYNHPGDSGVKLLSAGLKDPNWRLDTLRVDHGGPQILKPGLRKYVCELELDTNTVHRELKLSDNNRKVTNVEEYQSYPDHPDRFEYWAQLLCRDGLTGRCYWEVERRGEVNISVSYRGIRRRGDSDDCVFGWNDQSWSLFCSDEHGYSVWHNNKKTCFSSSSVSNRVAVYVDVPAGSLSFYTVSSDSLILLYTFNTTFTQPLYPGFTVWSVPRCLCVLCRTESLSCGQKH from the exons ATGCAGCAGCAGAATCCAAACTCTCCTGGACCTAAACTTAAGTTTAAACCTGGACCTGGACCTGAACCTGGACctgaacccagctgtgtgtccataAAGAGTGACCGGTCTATGGGTCGTCCTATTAACTTTAAAGATGGACAAGCTGTTGATGAATG GATGCAGGAGCAGAAATCTGGACCTGGatccagctgtgtgtccatgaaGAGTGACCAGTCTATGGGTCGTCCTATTAACTTTAAAGATGGACCAGCTGTTGATGAAAG TCTGCAGCTAAGACCCAAACCTGAACCTGGACctgaacccagctgtgtgtccatgaaGAGTGACTGGTCTATGGGTCGTCCTATTAACTTTAAAGATGGACAAGCTGTTGATAAAAG GATGCAGGAGCAGAAATCTGGACCTGGatccagctgtgtgtccatgaaGAGTGACCAGTCTATGGGTCGTCCTATTAACTTTAAAGATGGACCAGCTGTTGATGAAAG TCTGCAGCTAAGACCCAAACCTGAACCTGGACctgaacccagctgtgtgtTCATGAAGAGTGACCAGTCTATGGGTCGTCCTATTAACTTTAAAGTTGGACAAGCTGTTGATGAAAG AATTCAGCAGAAGATTTCAGATGGCCTTGGTTGTCAGTCTGCCCAGCTGCATCAAACAGACCTGGACTCCATATTTATG CTGCTGGAGGAAAACATCGTCACCTTTGTGAAGAACGAGCTGAAGAAGATCCAGAAGGTTCTAAATCCAGAAGAGAGTCAGAAGAAAGCTGAGGATGTGTTTCACGGTGAGGATGAAGAGCAGAGTAGGAGCAGCAGAGACGCATTTCTGAAGATTACACTGCACTTCCTGAGGAGAATGAAGCAGGAGGAGCTGGCTGACTGTCTGCAGAGCA gaACTCATGCTGCAGTATGCCGCCCCAAATTCAAGTCCAACCTGGAGAAGAagttccagtgtgtgtttgaggggatTGCTAAAGCAGGAAACCCAACCCTTCTGAGTAAGATGTTCACAGAGATCTACATCACAGATTGAGGGACTTTAAAGGTCAATGAAGAACATGAGGTCAGACAGATTGAAATAGCATTCAGGAAAACAAACGGACCAGAAACAATAATCAGATGTGAAGACATCTTTAAATCCCCACCTGGAAGagatgaaccaatcagaacCGTGATGACTAAGGGAGTGGCTGGCATCGGGAAAACAGTCTTAACACAGAAGTTCACTCTGGACTGGGCTGAAGACAAAGCCAACCAGGACATCCATTTCATATTTCCATTGACTTTCAGAGAGCTGAACGtgctgaaagagagaaagtacAGCTTGGTGGAACTTGTTGATCACTTCTTCAGTGAAACCAAAGAAGCAGGAATCTGCAGGTTTGAAGAGTTCCAGGTTGTGTTCATCTTTGACGGTCTGGATGAGTGTCGACTTCCTCTGGACTTCCACAACACTGAGATCCTGActgatgttacagagtccacctCAGTGGGTGTGCTGCTGACAAACCTCATCAGGGGGAAACTGCttccctctgctcgcctctggataaccacacgacctgcagcagccaatcagatccctGTTGAGTGTGTTGACATGGTGACAGAGGTCAGAGGGTTCACTGACCAACAGAAGGAGGAGTACTTCAGGAAGAGAttcagagatgaggagcaggaCAACAAAATCTACTCCTACATTAGGAAATCACGAAGCCTCCACATCATGTGCCACATCCCAgtcttctgctggatcactgctacAGTTCTGGATAAAGTGTTGAAGACCATAGGCGGAGGAGAGCTGCCCAAGACCCTAACTGAGATGTACATCCACTTCCTGGTTGTTCAGTCCAAACTGAAGAACCTCAAATATGATGGAAAATCTGAGATAGATCAACACTGGAGTCCAGAGACCAGGGAGATGATTGAGTGCCTGGGAAAACTGGCTTTTGAGCAGCTGCAGAAAGGCAACCTGATCTTCTATGAATCAGACCTGACAGAGTGTGGCATCAATATCAGAGAAGCCTCAGTTTACTCAGGAGTGTTCACACAGATctttaaagaggagagaggactgTACCAGGACAAGGTGTTCTGCTTCGTCCATCTGAGTGTTCAGGAGTTCCTGGCTGCTCTTCATGTTCATCTGACATTCATCAACTCTGGAGTCAACCTGCTGGCAGAAGAAGAATCAACATCCCAGAAGACTGAAGCCAGAGAAGATGGATCTTCACAGTTCTACCAAAGTGCTGTGGACAAGGCCTTAGAGAGTCCAAATGGACACCTGGACTTGTTCCTCCGCTTCCTCCTGGGTCTTTCACTAGAGACCAATCAGACTCTTCTACGAGGGCTGATGACACAGACAGTAAGTAGCTCACAGACCTATCAGAATACAGTCGAGTACATCAAAACAAAGATCAGTGAGGATCTGTCTGCAGAGAGAAGCATCAATCTGTTCCACtgtctgaatgaactgaatgatGGTTCTCTAGTGGAGGATATCCAACAGACCCTGAGTTCAGGAAGTCTCTCCACAGATAAACTGTCTCCTGCTCAGTGGTCAGCTCTGGTCTTCATCTTACTGTCATCTGAAAAAGTTCTGGACGTGTTTGACCTGAAGAAATACTCTGCTTCAGAGGAGGCTCTTCTGAGGCTGCTGCCAGTGGTCAAAGCCTCCAACAAAGCTCT GTTAAGTGCTtgtaacctgtcagagagaagctgtgaagctctgtcctcagttctcagctcccagtcctctagtctgacagagctggacctgagtaacaacgacctgcaggattcaggagtgaagctgGTGTCTCCTGGACTGAAGAGTCCACACTGCAAACTGGAAACTCTCAA tctcTCAGGCTGTATGATCTCAGAGGAAGGCTGTACTTCTCTGGCCTCAGCTCTGAGCttcaacccctcccatctgagagtGCTGGACCTGAGCTACAATCATCCGGGAGACTCAGGAGTGAAGCTGTTGTCAGCTGGACTTAAGGATCCAAACTGGAGACTAGACACTCTCAG GGTGGACCATGGTGGACCGCAGATTTTGAAACCTGGTCTCAggaagt ATGTCTGTGAACTGgaactggacacaaacacagtacacagagagctcaaactgtctgacaacaacaggaaggtgaCAAATGTGGAGGAGTATCAGTCATATCCTGATCATCCAGACAGATTTGAATACTGGGCTCAGCTGCtgtgtagagatggtctgactggtcgctgttactgggaggtcgagaggagaggagaggttaatatatcagtgagttacagaggaatcagaaggagaggagacagtgaTGACTGTGTGTTTGGATGGAATGATCAGTCCTGGAGTCTGTTCTGCTCTGATGAACATGGTTACTCTGTCTggcacaataacaaaaaaacatgcttctcctcctcctctgtctctaacagagtagcagtgtatgtggacgttcctgctggctctctgtccttctacacagtctcctctgactcactgatcctCCTCTACACCTTCAATACCACATTCACTCAACCTCTTTATCCTGGGTTTACAGTCTGGTCT GTGCCTcggtgtctctgtgtcctctgcAGGACTGAGAGTCTCTCCTGTGGACAGAAACACTGA
- the LOC144515965 gene encoding LOW QUALITY PROTEIN: uncharacterized protein LOC144515965 (The sequence of the model RefSeq protein was modified relative to this genomic sequence to represent the inferred CDS: deleted 2 bases in 2 codons) — protein MKDVSELVRLLRSTWASHCIQPTAIFQLLRKTWFVYLLTGRRGVDSAMSQCEDREEGAPPYKPTLCGDHDSQTKAQRMQQQKPGPEPGPEPSCVSMKSDRSMDHLIQFKDGQAVDKSLHHESSEDLGGQSDLQQQTDLDSIFLLLEESIVTFVKNELKKFQKVLSPDYPECLESQKADEKVLYGADEAQRRSREAFLKITLHFLRRMKQEELADCLQSRSNSGVCQRKLKTNLNKKFQCVFEGIAKAGNPTLLNQMFTEIYIMEGGTAEVNDEHEVRQIETVSRKPNRPETIIRCEDIFKTPPGREEPIRTVMTKGVAGIGKTVLTQKFTLDWAEGEANKDIQFIFPFTFRELNVLKEKKYSLVELVDHFFSETKEAGICRFEEFQVVFIFDGLDECRLALDFHNTEVLTDVTESTSVDVLLTNLIRGKLLPSARLWITTRPAAANQIPTECVDMVTEVRGFTDSQKEEYFSKRFRDEEQTSRIISHIKTSRSVHIMCHIPVFCWITATVLEDVLKTIEGGELPKTLTEMYIHFLVVQSKVKNIKYHGKSETRSTLESETRKMIESLGKLAFEQLQKGNLIFYESDLIECGIDIRAASVYSGVFTQIFKEERGLYQDKVFCFIHLSVQEFLAALHVHLTFINSGVNLLSEEKSTSQKTETGEDGSSQFYESAVDKALQSSNGHLDLFLRFLLGLSLETNQTFLRGLMTQTGSSSKTNQKTVEYIKTKFSENLSAERSINLFHCLNELNDRSLVEEIQQSLTSGSLSTDELSPAQWSALVFILLSSEKDLDVFDLKIYFSSYASEDALLRLLPVVKANKLLLSGCNLSERSCEALSSVLSSQSSSLREMDLSSNNLQDSGVSHLSSGLKSPHCSLETLRLIGCNLSERSCEALSSVLSSQSSSLSELDLSNNDLQDSGVKHLSSGLESPHCRLETLRLSGCDLSERGCEALSSVLSSQSSSLRELDLSNNNLQDSGVEQLSPGLKSPHCRLQTLSLSGCLISEEGCTSLVSALSSNPSHLRELDLSYNHPGDSGVKLLSAGLEDPNWRLDTLRVDHGGPQRLRPGLRKYAIELEVDTNTVHRKLKLSDNNRKVTGVREDQSYPDHPERFDVWIQLLCRDGLTGRCYWEVEWRGQINVAVSYRRISRRGENSAFGHNDHSWRLHCSDDGRYFVWHKKKYISLTTSSSSGRVAVYVDVPAGTLSFYTVSSDTLIHIYTFNTTVTETLYPGFLVWSVPQCLCVLCRTESLSCGQKH, from the exons TCTTCATCATGAGAGCTCAGAGGACCTCGGTGGTCAGTCTGACCTGCAGCAGCAAACAGACCTGGACTCCATATTTCTG CTGTTGGAGGAAAGCATCGTCACTTTTGTAAAGAACGAGCTGAAGAAGTTTCAGAAGGTTCTGAGTCCAGATTACCCAGAATGCTTAGAGAGTCAGAAGGCGGATGAGAAGGTTTTGTATGGTGCGGATGAGGCgcagaggaggagcagagaggcATTTCTGAAGATCACACTGCACTTCCTGAGGAGAATGAAGCAGGAGGAGCTGGCTGACTGTCTTCAGAGCA GAAGTAATTCGGGAGTTTGTCAGCGTAAACTCAAGACTAACCTAAACAAGAagttccagtgtgtgtttgaggggatTGCTAAAGCAGGAAACCCAACCCTTCTGAATCAGATGTTCACAGAGATCTACATCATGGAGGGAGGGACTGCAGAGGTCAATGATGAACATGAGGTCAGACAGATTGAAACAGTGTCCAGAAAACCAAACAGACCAGAAACAATAATCAGATGTGAAGACATCTTTAAAACCCCACCTGGAAGAGAGGaaccaatcagaacagtgaTGACTAAGGGAGTGGCTGGCATCGGGAAAACAGTCTTAACACAGAAGTTCACTCTGGACTGGGCTGAAGGCGAAGCCAACAAGGACATCCAGTTCATATTTCCATTCACTTTCAGAGAGCTGAACgtgctgaaagagaaaaagtacAGCTTGGTGGAACTTGTTGATCACTTCTTCAGTGAAACCAAAGAAGCAGGAATCTGCAGGTTTGAAGAGTTCCAGGTTGTGTTCATCTTTGATGGTCTGGATGAGTGTCGACTTGCTCTGGACTTCCACAACACTGAGGTCCTGActgatgttacagagtccacctCAGTGGATGTGCTGCTGACAAACCTCATCAGGGGGAAACTGCttccctctgctcgcctctggataaccacacgacctgcagcagccaatcagatccctactgagtgtgttgacatggtgacagaggtcagaggttTTACCGACTCACAGAAGGAGGAGTACTTCAGTAAGAGAttcagagatgaggagcagaCCAGCAGAATCATCTCCCACATCAAGACATCACGAAGCGTCCACATCATGTGCCACATCCCAgtcttctgctggatcactgctacAGTTCTGGAGGACGTGTTGAAAACCATAGAGGGAGGAGAGCTGCCCAAGACCCTGACTGAGATGTACATCCACTTCCTGGTGGTTCAGTCCAAAGTGAAGAACATCAAATATCATGGAAAATCTGAGACTAGATCAACACTGGAGTCC GAGACCAGGAAGATGATTGAGTCTCTGGGAAAACTGGCTTTTGAGCAGCTGCAGAAAGGCAACCTGATCTTCTATGAATCAGACCTGATAGAGTGTGGCATCGATATCAGAGCAGCCTCAGTGTACTCAGGAGTGTTCACACAGATCTTTAAAGAAGAGAGAGGACTGTACCAGGACAAGGTGTTCTGCTTCATCCATCTGAGTGTTCAGGAGTTCCTGGCTGCTCTTCATGTTCATCTGACATTCATCAACTCTGGAGTCAACCTGCTGTCAGAAGAAAAATCAACATCCCAGAAGACTGAAACCGGAGAAGATGGCTCTTCACAGTTCTACGAGAGTGCTGTGGACAAGGCCTTACAGAGTTCAAATGGACACCTGGACTTGTTCCTCCGCTTCCTCCTGGGTCTTTCACTAGAGACCAATCAGACTTTCCTGCGAGGTCTGatgacacagacaggaagtagcTCAAAGACCAATCAGAAAACAGTTGAGTACATCAAGACGAAGTTCAGTGAGAATCTGTCTGCAGAGAGAAGCATCAATCTGTTCCATtgtctgaatgaactgaatgatcGTTCTCTTGTGGAGGAGATCCAACAGTCCCTGACTTCAGGAAGTCTCTCCACAGATGAACTGTCTCCTGCTCAGTGGTCAGCTCTGGTCTTCATCTTACTGTCATCAGAAAAAGATCTGGACGTGTTTGACCTGAAGATATACTTTTCTTCATACGCTTCAGAGGATGCTCTTCTGAGGCTGCTGCCAGTGGTCAAAGCCAACAAACTTCT ACTGAGTGGctgtaacctgtcagagagaagctgtgaagctctgtcgTCAGTGctcagctcccagtcctctagtctgagagagaTGGACCTGAGTAGCAACAACCTACAGGATTCAGGAGTGAGTCATCTGTCCTCTGGACTGAAGAGTCCACACTGCAGTCTGGAAACTCTCAG ACTGATTGGctgtaacctgtcagagagaagctgtgaagctctgtcttcagttctcagctcccagtcctctagtctgagcgagctggacctgagtaacaatgACCTAcaggattcaggagtgaagCATCTGTCCTCTGGATTGGAGAGtccacactgcagactggaaacTCTCAG ACTGAGTGGCTGTGACCTTTCAGAGAGAggctgtgaagctctgtcctcagttctcagttcccagtcctctagtctgagagagctggacctgagtaacaataacctgcaggattcaggagtgGAGCAGTTGTCTCCTGGATTGAAGAGTCCACACTGTAGACTGCAAACTCTCAG tctctcaggctgtctgatctcagaggaaggctgtacttctctggtctcagcgctgagctccaacccctcccatctgagagagctggacctgagctacaatcatccaggagactcaggagtgaAGCTGCTGTCAGCGGGACTGGAGGATCCAAACTGGAGACTGGACACTCTCAG GGTGGACCATGGTGGACCGCAGAGACTGAGACCTGGTCTGAggaagt ATGCCATTGAACTGgaagtggacacaaacacagtacacagaaaactcaaactgtctgacaacaacaggaaggtgaCAGGTGTGAGAGAGGATCAGTCATATCCTGATCATCCAGAGAGGTTTGACGTCTGGATTCAGCTGCtgtgtagagatggtctgactggtcgctgttactgggaggtcgAGTGGAGAGGACAGATTAATGTAGCAGTGAGTTACAGAAGAATcagcaggagaggagaaaaTAGTGCGTTTGGACATAATGATCATTCCTGGAGACTGCACTGCTCTGATGATGGTCGTTACTTTGTCTGGcacaaaaagaaatacatatcgctcaccacctcctcctcttctggtagagtagcagtgtatgtggacGTCCCTGCTGGCACTCTGTCCTTCTACACAGTCTCTTCTGACACATTGATCCACATCtacaccttcaacaccacagTCACTGAAACTCTTTATCCTGGGTTTCTGGTCTGGTCT GTTCCTCAatgtctctgtgtcctctgcAGGACTGAGAGTCTCTCCTGTGGACAGAAACACTGA